Proteins from a genomic interval of Pseudodesulfovibrio nedwellii:
- a CDS encoding tautomerase family protein, producing MPILTLQTWAGTPKEKKRELVETFTREIVKILGCRIEAVTVIIEEVPKDNWGAAGELCSERFPDK from the coding sequence ATGCCGATACTAACTTTGCAGACATGGGCTGGAACGCCCAAGGAAAAGAAGCGCGAACTCGTGGAAACTTTTACCCGTGAGATTGTTAAAATTCTCGGTTGTCGGATTGAAGCCGTGACGGTCATTATCGAAGAAGTTCCTAAAGACAACTGGGGGGCGGCCGGAGAACTTTGCTCCGAACGTTTCCCTGACAAATAA
- the argJ gene encoding bifunctional glutamate N-acetyltransferase/amino-acid acetyltransferase ArgJ: MNIPVGYTFAATAASFKKPGKLDLGAIVSSTPAVAAGVFTTNKFKAAPVLQCQEMLADGRKMSGFLINSGQANACTGDEGRANCRETLNLAAKALNVPADELLPASTGVIGAQFDMAKWEKAMPALGENLGVATPEDTAHSIMTTDTVHKLCDVSFELKGGEVRLLGMCKGAGMISPNMATMLSFIVCDADISAEAWQAMLVDCVNLSINRVTVDGDMSTNDCVMALANGASGVSIESEEDYILLRKHLLNVLEDLAYKIVMDAEGGTKVAFIQVSGAKTDEDAELVARAVGNSPLVKTALFGSDPNWGRIICAAGYSGADFKANNLVLKIGGILVFHNGTPEPGDMDDLLGPIMSERDIVIHIDIGGGPGSSMLLASDLTKEYVSINADYRS; the protein is encoded by the coding sequence ATGAATATACCCGTTGGATATACTTTTGCTGCTACTGCGGCGTCGTTCAAGAAACCGGGCAAGCTCGATCTTGGAGCTATTGTCAGCAGCACTCCGGCCGTGGCCGCAGGCGTGTTTACTACGAATAAATTTAAGGCTGCACCGGTGTTGCAGTGTCAGGAAATGCTGGCAGACGGACGAAAAATGTCCGGGTTCCTGATTAATTCCGGGCAAGCCAACGCCTGTACCGGTGACGAAGGGCGCGCCAATTGTCGTGAAACCCTGAATCTGGCAGCCAAAGCACTGAATGTTCCGGCTGATGAATTGCTTCCTGCTTCCACCGGCGTTATCGGTGCACAGTTCGATATGGCTAAATGGGAAAAAGCCATGCCTGCGCTTGGCGAGAACCTTGGTGTTGCCACGCCGGAAGATACGGCCCATTCCATCATGACGACGGATACCGTACACAAGTTGTGTGATGTGTCTTTTGAGCTCAAAGGCGGCGAAGTTCGCCTGCTCGGTATGTGCAAGGGGGCAGGCATGATTTCCCCGAACATGGCAACCATGCTTTCATTCATCGTTTGCGATGCAGATATTTCCGCCGAGGCGTGGCAGGCCATGCTTGTTGATTGCGTGAATCTGTCCATCAATCGAGTGACTGTGGATGGCGACATGTCGACCAATGATTGTGTTATGGCCCTTGCCAATGGCGCATCCGGTGTGTCCATTGAGTCCGAAGAAGATTATATTTTGTTGCGTAAGCACCTGCTGAATGTGCTGGAAGATTTGGCTTATAAAATAGTCATGGATGCCGAAGGTGGTACCAAGGTTGCCTTTATTCAAGTGTCCGGCGCCAAGACGGATGAGGACGCTGAGCTGGTGGCACGAGCCGTGGGTAATTCCCCGTTGGTCAAAACCGCGTTGTTTGGTTCTGATCCTAATTGGGGCCGTATTATTTGTGCAGCCGGTTATTCCGGTGCGGATTTCAAGGCCAATAATCTCGTGCTGAAAATTGGTGGAATTCTTGTGTTTCATAACGGAACTCCTGAACCCGGTGATATGGACGATTTGCTCGGTCCCATCATGAGCGAGCGGGATATCGTTATTCATATAGATATTGGTGGTGGCCCGGGTAGCTCCATGCTGCTCGCTTCGGATTTGACGAAGGAATACGTGAGTATCAACGCGGATTACCGCTCGTAG
- a CDS encoding sulfite exporter TauE/SafE family protein, whose product MEPLIIALVLATFFFAAFMKGTAGLGFATTCLGIMASYLDLRLAIPLVIIPSLLSNTMVMIDAGNFWSIFRRFWPLYFSALPGLFLGLWILGSNETDLPRMVLGTTMVLYGAWGLWRGHLSLKQTKPLEMCVGLLTGLINGLTGSQIMPIMPYLMSLNISKDELVQAINTSFTIASLVMLAGLGKLGLISIENMILSTVGIIPVGLGIWLGGKVRRKLPETVFRKIVLALIGLLGLGLVIRGML is encoded by the coding sequence ATGGAACCTCTCATAATCGCACTCGTTCTCGCCACTTTCTTTTTCGCGGCCTTCATGAAAGGAACGGCAGGTCTCGGTTTCGCCACCACCTGTCTGGGGATCATGGCGAGTTATCTCGACTTACGACTGGCTATCCCACTGGTCATCATTCCGTCCCTACTCTCAAATACCATGGTCATGATAGACGCCGGAAACTTCTGGTCCATCTTTCGCCGGTTCTGGCCATTATATTTCTCTGCTCTGCCCGGCCTCTTTCTCGGATTATGGATACTCGGCAGCAATGAAACGGATCTGCCCCGCATGGTACTTGGTACAACCATGGTTTTGTATGGTGCATGGGGATTGTGGCGTGGCCATCTTTCGCTGAAACAAACCAAACCGCTTGAGATGTGCGTTGGCCTCCTGACCGGCTTAATCAACGGACTGACCGGCTCCCAAATTATGCCCATCATGCCTTATCTCATGTCTCTGAACATCTCCAAAGATGAATTGGTGCAGGCCATCAACACTTCGTTCACCATTGCCAGCCTCGTCATGCTCGCGGGATTGGGAAAACTGGGCCTGATCTCCATTGAGAACATGATTCTCTCAACGGTGGGAATCATTCCCGTGGGTTTGGGGATATGGCTTGGCGGCAAGGTACGCCGCAAATTACCGGAAACCGTATTCCGCAAAATAGTACTCGCTCTGATAGGGTTGCTCGGACTCGGACTTGTCATACGCGGCATGCTCTAA
- a CDS encoding DUF3124 domain-containing protein, whose product MRISISRLTLTALAVVMFSLPALAGREINLSKGQTIYVPVYSHIYQGIKGKPYNLSALLSIRNVDYNDFITVTAVQYYDDNGKMLKSYFEKPITIPPMGTTEVHIPERDTSGGSGANFTVVWESAKKVSTPIIQAVMIGTASTQGISFVCDGVAIEEKE is encoded by the coding sequence ATGCGTATATCCATTTCCCGTCTGACTCTGACCGCACTGGCCGTCGTAATGTTCTCTCTGCCCGCACTGGCTGGCCGAGAAATTAATCTATCCAAAGGCCAAACCATCTATGTCCCGGTATATTCTCACATCTATCAGGGCATCAAAGGTAAACCTTACAATCTGTCCGCCCTGCTTTCCATCCGCAATGTGGATTACAACGATTTCATCACAGTCACTGCGGTTCAATATTACGATGACAATGGCAAAATGCTGAAATCATACTTTGAAAAACCAATCACCATTCCGCCCATGGGAACAACTGAAGTCCATATACCTGAACGCGACACTTCAGGCGGTTCCGGGGCAAACTTCACGGTGGTATGGGAAAGTGCCAAGAAGGTTTCCACACCAATCATTCAGGCGGTCATGATCGGCACGGCCTCAACACAAGGCATATCCTTTGTGTGTGACGGCGTAGCTATCGAAGAAAAGGAATAG
- a CDS encoding CinA family protein, with translation MDMNLISRAVVELGECLRVEDNYLATAESCTGGLLASILTDTPGSSEWFAGSVVAYSNEVKTNLLGVSSEILEKHGAVSEPVVLAMAQGVLKAVGARVSVAISGIAGPSGGTPDKPVGTVWMAWAWPSGTRARLYNFSGSREDIKGQAVMAAVNGLLGVTK, from the coding sequence ATGGATATGAATCTTATTTCTCGAGCTGTTGTTGAATTGGGCGAATGCCTGCGCGTGGAAGATAACTACCTTGCCACTGCCGAATCGTGTACCGGGGGGCTGTTGGCAAGCATCCTGACCGACACGCCCGGCAGTTCGGAGTGGTTTGCCGGGTCGGTGGTCGCTTACTCGAATGAGGTCAAGACCAACTTGCTTGGTGTATCATCGGAAATTTTGGAAAAACATGGTGCGGTTTCCGAACCCGTGGTTTTGGCCATGGCGCAAGGAGTGCTCAAGGCTGTGGGTGCGCGTGTTTCCGTGGCAATTTCAGGCATTGCCGGACCGAGCGGTGGAACTCCTGACAAACCCGTCGGAACTGTCTGGATGGCATGGGCCTGGCCGTCCGGTACCCGTGCACGTCTGTATAACTTTTCCGGTTCCCGTGAAGACATCAAGGGACAGGCTGTTATGGCCGCGGTCAACGGATTGCTCGGCGTGACGAAGTAA
- a CDS encoding DVU0772 family protein has translation MSDDTNTCKQWLNEVNWDMIHEDAVTLYLEWGNNNYRDAMRSPVTTSGEYSIYFAIDTWESPKVVLMKMDNYGSTILCAKKLPENLAKELHEEIKGIKGILELTPSIKEWLMKELEA, from the coding sequence ATGAGCGATGACACCAACACCTGCAAGCAATGGCTGAACGAAGTCAACTGGGATATGATCCACGAAGATGCCGTCACCCTGTATCTTGAATGGGGCAACAACAATTACCGTGATGCCATGCGTTCACCGGTGACCACCAGCGGCGAATATTCCATCTATTTCGCCATCGACACATGGGAAAGCCCCAAGGTTGTCCTGATGAAGATGGACAACTACGGGTCCACCATCCTGTGTGCCAAAAAACTGCCGGAAAACCTTGCCAAGGAACTGCACGAAGAGATCAAGGGCATCAAAGGTATCCTTGAACTGACACCATCCATCAAGGAATGGCTCATGAAGGAACTTGAAGCATAA
- the rnhA gene encoding ribonuclease HI, which produces MNERVTMYTDGSCLGNPGPGGYGAVMIYGEYKGEGADNYKEFAQGYKRTTNNRMELLAVIIGLGALSRPCSVELWTDSKYVQQAITKGWLKNWQRNGWKTAAKKPVKNQDLWRRLMPLIEKQDVNFNWVKGHSGHMFNERVDDLARNAASGRDLLEDEGME; this is translated from the coding sequence GTGAATGAGCGAGTCACCATGTATACCGATGGCTCCTGCTTGGGCAATCCCGGTCCCGGCGGATATGGCGCGGTCATGATTTATGGCGAATACAAAGGCGAAGGAGCGGACAACTACAAGGAGTTCGCCCAAGGCTACAAAAGAACGACCAACAACCGTATGGAGTTGCTTGCCGTAATTATTGGTTTGGGCGCATTGAGTCGTCCCTGTTCGGTAGAGCTGTGGACTGATTCAAAATATGTCCAGCAGGCCATTACCAAAGGGTGGCTTAAGAACTGGCAGCGCAATGGGTGGAAAACCGCCGCTAAGAAACCGGTCAAGAATCAGGATCTGTGGCGCCGTCTCATGCCACTTATCGAGAAGCAGGACGTCAATTTCAATTGGGTTAAGGGCCATTCCGGCCACATGTTCAATGAACGTGTCGATGATCTGGCGCGTAACGCTGCATCAGGTCGTGATCTTCTGGAAGATGAAGGCATGGAGTAG